The sequence TGCGCTTCTCCGTTCCGGATAACATCTAAAAGATTTGGACCATCTGTGCCGATCTTACCGACAACACTTACTGGAATTCCAGCTTCTTGTATATATGTTGCTGTTCCTTTTGTAGCCATTAAGCGATAACCAATTGCGGAGAATCGCTTGGCAAGTTGAAGGGCCTCTTCTTTATCTTTATCTGAAACAGTAAGTAATACCGTGCCAAAGCTTTGAATTTGAATCCCTGATGCTACTAAGGCTTTATAGAGTGCTTTTTCGACTGTATAATCTTTCCCCATCACTTCACCAGTTGATTTCATTTCTGGTCCTAGTGAAATATCAACATTTCGAAGCTTAGCAAAAGAAAATACCGGTGCTTTTACATAGACGCCAGCTTGTTCTGGAGCGAGCCCTGTTTTGAACCCCTGTTCCTTTAATGATTGCCCTAAAATGGCTTTCGTAGCAACCTTTGCCATAGGTATGTTTGTAATTTTACTTAAAAATGGTACGGTACGGCTTGAACGTGGGTTAACTTCAAGGACATACACTTCATTGTTACTAATTACATATTGAATATTTAAGAGTCCAATAATGTTTAACCCTTTTGCTAATTTCTCCGTATACGTAATTAGCTTTTGTTTGATCTCATCAGATAAGCTTTGTGGCGGATAAACAGCGATCGAGTCACCTGAGTGTACACCAGCACGTTCAATATGCTCCATGATCCCAGGGATTACAACGTCCGTTCCATCACAAATCGCATCTACTTCAATTTCTTTACCCGTTAAATATCGGTCAATCAGTACAGGATGTTCCGGATTAATTTTGACTGCATTCGTCATATAATGAAGCAATTCGTCTTGCTTGTGAACAATTTCCATAGCTCTCCCACCTAGTACATAAGATGGACGCACAAGTACTGGATATCCAATATCATCAGCAATTTTTAAGGCTTCTTCAACAGATAAGGCTGTCTTTCCTTTTGGCATTGGGACATCCATTTCAACTAATGCCTGTTCAAATTTATCACGATCTTCTGCTCGATCTAAATCTTCTAAAGATGTACCTAAAATTTTCACGCCTCTTTCAACAAGACCTGCTGCAAGGTTTATCGCTGTTTGCCCTCCAAATTGAACGACGACACCAAAAGGTTTTTCCAATTCAACAATATGCATTACTTCTTCTAATGTCAGTGGTTCAAAATAAAGTTTATCTGAAATACTGAAATCGGTTGATACTGTTTCAGGGTTATTGTTGATAATAATCGCTTCATAACCTGCTTCTTTAATTGCCCATACGGAATGGACAGTTGCATAGTCAAACTCGACCCCTTGACCGATACGGATAGGACCAGAGCCTAATACGATCACACTTTCTCGATCTGTCACAATCGATTCAGTTTCATCTTCATACGTACCATAGAAATATGGGGTATTTGATTCAAACTCTGCCGCACAAGTGTCAACCATTTTATATGTAGGGATAATCCCTTCTTTTAATCGCCAATCATAAACTTCTTTTTCTGTCGTATTCCATATTTTAGCCATTGCTACATCTGAGAAACCCTTTTTCTTTGCTATTTTAGCCCATTCAAGATCAAATGGATGCTGTGCTAAATCATTTTCAAGTTTGATGATCCCTTCCATTTTATAAAGGAAAAAGCGATCAATTTGACTCCATTCGTGAATTTGTTCAAAGCCAATGCCTCGTCTCATAGCTTCTGCTATAATAAATAAACGTTCATCATCGGCGTTGCGAATCCGCTTTTCAATTGTTTCATCACTGAACGCTTCACCATTTAGCAGTTCAAAATGGTGTGTATTGCTTTCCAATGATCGGATTGCTTTTAACAGTGATTCTTCAAAAGTACGGCCAATCGCCATAATCTCTCCAGTCGCTTTCATTTGTGTTCCTAATAAACGGTTCGCAGATTCAAATTTATCAAAAGGAAAACGTGGGATTTTTGTTACGATATAATCAACAACTGGTTCGGTGCTTGCATACGTTTTTTCAGTAACAGGGTTCATCATTTCATCTAATGTTAAACCAACAGCAATTTTGGCTGCCAATTTAGCGATCGGGTAACCTGTTGCTTTAGATGCAAGAGCAGATGAACGACTAACACGTGGATTTACCTCAATGACATAATAATCATAGCTGTATGGATCAAGGGCTAGTTGAACATTACAGCCCCCTTCAATTTCAAGAGCACGAATAATTTTTAGTGATGCATTGCGAAGAAGTTGATATTCACGGTCACTAAGTGTTTGTGTAGGTGCAACTACGATGGAATCACCGGTGTGAATCCCCACTGGATCCACGTTTTCCATGCTGCAGACAACGATCGCATTATCATTTGAATCCCGCATTACCTCGTATTCAATTTCTTTAAAACCCGCAATGCTTTTTTCTAATAAACATTGTGTGACCGGGCTGTACTTTAATCCACTAGCGACAATTTCAATTAATTCTTCTTCATTATTACAAATTCCGCCGCCTGTTCCCCCAAGTGTAAATGCAGGACGAACAATGACCGGATACCCCACTTCTTCAACAAATGCATAGGCTTCATCAAGATTATGAATAATTTCACTTTCTGGAACCGGTTCATTTAATTCATTCATAAGGTTTCTGAATAAATCCCTGTCCTCGGCTTTTTGAATAGCTGAGAGCTTTGTTCCAAGAATTTCTACACCACATTCATCAAGAATACCAGAATTAGCTAATTCAACTGCCATGTTTAAGCCTGTTTGACCACCCAATGTTGGTAACAGAGCATCTGGTCTTTCCTTCCGAATGATTTGAGATACAAACTCTAGTGTTAATGGTTCAATATAGACTTTATCGGCAATTTCCGTATCTGTCATAATGGTAGCCGGGTTTGAATTAATAAGAATAACACGGTAGCCTTCTTCCTTTAACGAAATACATGCTTGAGTGCCGGCATAGTCAAACTCCGCTGCTTGCCCGATTACAATTGGTCCTGATCCAATTACTAAAATGCTATTAATATCATTACGCTTTGGCATGAGTTGTTTCCCCCTGTTTAGCAATTTCGATCATTTCTATAAATTGATGGAATAAAGAAACCGCATCCTCAGATCCTGGTGAGGCTTCTGGATGGAATTGAACAGAAAAAGCGTTAAAATCTTTATGTTTTAAACCCTCAACCGTTCCATCATTTAAAGCAATATGTGTGATTTCTAATCTTGTATTTGTTATTGAATCTGCATCCACTAGAAATCCGTGATTTTGTGAAGTAAATAAAACTTTTCCAGTTAATAAGTCTTTCGTAGGATGACTAGAGCCACGATGACCAAATTTCATTTTAATTGTCTCTGCACCACAAGCAAGCGCAAAAAGTTGATGACCTAATCCAATCCCAAATAACGGAACTTTCCCAACAACCTCTTTAATCATTTGAATTCCTTCTGTGACGTCTTTCGGATTTCCTGGTCCGTTTGTTAACAGGATTCCATCTGGATTTAATTGAAGGATTTCATTTGCACTCGTATCATAAGGAACAACGACGACATCACAACCACGCTCATTCAATTCTCTTAAGATACCGTGCTTCATCCCAAAATCTACCACAATAATTCTTCTGCCTCGTCCAGGACTTGGGTAAGCCGTTTTTGTAGATACTTGCTTTACTTGTTCATGACGAATCTCTGTTGCGCGAATCCTTTCTAGTACATCCTGATCTTTTTCATTAAAATGACAAATGATTCCTTTTAATGTCCCGTGATCGCGGATGATTCTTGTTAACTTTCGTGTATCAATTCCCGCTATTCCTGGAATATTTTTCATTTTACAATATTCATCCAATGTCATCTCACTGCGCCAGTTGGAGGGAAAATCTGTAGCTTCTTTTACAATCAACCCATTGATTGCTGGTGTAATTGATTCAAAATCATCCCGGTTTATGCCATAATTACCTACTAATGGATAGGTTAACACTACAATCTGGCCACAATAAGTTGGGTCTGACAAGATTTCTTGATAACCTGTCATACCTGAATGAAATACTACCTCTCCAAATGCTGTTGATTCACTTCCAAATGTTTCCCCTACAAATACCGTTCCATTTTCTAAAATGAGCTTTTTCTTCATCTTATTCACGTCCCTTTTCCCAAGCTATGACCCCATCTACAATGGTTACTACTGGCCAACCTTTACAATTCCAACCTGCAAATGGAGTGTTTCTACCTTTCGATAAGAAAGTTTCCGGATTAATCGTCTTTTCAAGATTTAAATCAAGTAAAACAACATCCGCGGGGAACCCTTCTTCCAACTTTCCTAAGTTTAATCCGAATGTTTCTGCTGGTTTTTTGGCCATAAGCTCAATTAACTGTTCTAATGTTAAAATGCCTTTTTCAACAAAGTGAGTATATAAAAGAGGAAATGCTGTTTCTAAACCAACGATTCCAAATGGGGCTAGCACCATTCCTTCTGCTTTTTCTTCACTCGTATGTGGCGCGTGATCTGTAGCAATAAAGTCGATCGTACCATCTAAAAGTCCTTGTATTAAGGCTTCACGATCTAAAGAGCTACGTAAAGGAGGATTCATCTTATAGTTCGTATCTAACCCAGGAATATCTTCATCGCATAGTATTAAGTGATGAGGAGTTACTTCAGCTGTCACATTAATTCCAGCGCGTTTTGCATCTCTTACTGTACGAACGGATTCTTTTGTACTTATGTGACAAACATGATAATGACAATTAGCTGCCTCTGCCAAAAGCACATCTCTCGCAATATGGACTGATTCACAAACGGATGGAATGCCATTAATTCCATGGCTTTCGGAAAACGAACCTTCATGAACAGAACCTTTATTAATTAAGCTATTGTCTTCACAGTGAGCGACAATTGGTAAACCAACCTCAGCAGCCTTTTTCATCGCTTCTAACATCATTCCCGCTGATTGGACTCCAACCCCATCATCTGTTAAAGCAAATGCTCCAGCTTCTTTTAAATCTACAAAGTTTGTTAACTCTTGACCTGCTTCTCTGACCGTAATTGATCCATATGGTAAGACTTTAACTGAAGCTGTTTCTTTAATTCGATTATTTAACCATTGCAATTGTTCCTTGGAATCCGGGACAGGTCTCGTATTTGGCATAGCAGCAACTGTTGTAAATCCACCTTTTGCTGCAGAAAGAGTACCGCTTTCAATGGTTTCTTTCTTTTCACCACCTGGTTCTCGCAAATGAACATGAAGATCAATGAAACCTGGAGCAACGACTAGAGATTTTGCATCAATCATTTTCTCTGCCTCAATATGTGAAAGGTCTCTACCAATTTCTTTAATTAAACCGTCTACAATATACAAATCTCCTTGCACCCATTCTTCATTAATAAGCAACTGGCCATTTTTTATGAGTATTGACATGGTTGATTCCCCCTTTTTGATTTCCTAGTGCCCGTTTAATAACGGCCATTCGTACGAAAACTCCATTTTCCATTTGTTTAAAAATTCTTGATCTTTTGCATTCTACTAATTCATCCGCAATTTCGACATTTCGATTTACAGGAGCCGGATGCATAATAATACTGTTTGGTTTCATGCGTTTTTCTCTATCAATGGTTAAACCGTATTCTTTGTGATAATTTCCCTCAACCGCATTGCCATTATTGTCATGTCTTTCGTGTTGGATTCGAAGTAGCATAACAACATCAGATGTTTCAATAGCAGAGTCAATATTTTCATAACTTCCATTTTCGAGAAGAGAGTCATCAAACCACATTTGTGGTCCTGAAAAAACTACCTTTGCCCCTAATCTTGTTAGAACATCAGCATTTGACCGAGCTACACGGCTATGTGTGATATCGCCGATAATGGCTACTTTAAGTCCTTCAAAACGACCGAATTCTTTTTTGATGGTTAGTAAATCCAGCAGGGATTGGGTAGGATGATGACCACACCCATCCCCTGCATTGATAATCGGGATCCCAACCCTGCCCACTAGCTCATTAAAATAATTATCCATTTGATGTCTAATGACAACTGCGTTTACACCAATAGATTCAAGTGTGCGTACGGTATCATACAACGTTTCCCCTTTTAAAACACTTGAAGTACCGGCCTCAAATGGAATTACCTCTAAACCAAGTTTTCTTTCGGCTACTTCGAAACTAGATTTTGTTCGTGTACTTGGCTCAAAAAATAAATTAGATATAAACATTTGCTCTCCTGGAGTCCATTGTTTACCTTTCGAAAAATCATCAGCATCTTTAAGAATAGCCGTGATTTCACTAATTGATAATGAAGTGGTCGATAATAAATGGTTCATGAACTCATCCCCTTTGTTATGTTTAATCTAATTGCGTTTCAAAAATATCGTCTTCAATTTTTTCCTTCCCAGGTAAAACTAAGTTTAGAACAACCCCAGCGATTGCAGCAAAAGCCATTCCTTGAAGTTGGATGGACCAAACTTGGATAAAAGCTCCACCTATTCCCAAAACTAAGATTACAGAGGCAATGGCCAAGTTGCGATTTTTACTAAAGTCCACTTTATTATCAATTAACATTCGTAATCCCGAGGAAGCGATGATCCCAAATAATAGAATGGAGACGCCCCCCATTACCGGTTGTGGAATTGTATTTATTAAAGCAGTCATCTTTCCAATAAACCCTAAAATCAGTGCAAAAACTGCAGCTCCTAAAATGATATATACACTGTAAACCTTTGTGATTGCCAATACGCCAATATTTTCACCATATGTGGTCTTTGGTGGTCCCCCGATTATTGCTGATATCATTGTACCTAAACCATCTCCAAGAATGGAACGATGCAAACCAGGCTCTTTAATGTAATCTTTACCTACTACTTTACTTAATACCAGTTGATGTCCAATATGTTCAGAAATCGTAACGATTGAAATCGGAATCATTAAAAGCATGATATCTGTAGATATTGTGACCTCATAATCAACAAATGGAACCACAAACTCAGGCCATTCGAACCAACTTGCTTGTAATACTGGAGTAAAATTTACAATTCCAATGATGACAGAGTAGATATAGCCGACGATAATTCCAGCTAATATTGAAACTTGACCTAAAAACCCTTTCGAGAATACTGAAAATAAGATGGTAGCAATCAGTGTTACAATTCCTGCTGAAAAATAGGCTAAATCATATTCACCCTTTGGATTATTCATAGCCATTCCTACCGCTGTTGGTGCTAGTGCGAGTCCGATTACCATAATGACTGGACCTACGACGATAGGCGGCAATAATTTCATAATCCATTGATAGCCAGAAACTTTTATGACAAAAGCTACTATGATATAAACGATTCCGATCATGAAGCAGCCAATCATAGCCCCTCCCGTTCCTTCAGCTGCTGTTGCGGCTATGATGGGTGCGATAAATGCAAATGAAGATCCTAAATATGCAGGTACTTGCCATTTTGTAAAGATGAGAAACAAGATCGTGGCAATTCCACTTGAAATGAGCGCTACTGCTGGACTTAATCCTACTAATACTGGTACTAACACCGTTGCACCGAACATGGCAAATAAGTGCTGGAAGCTTAAAGTCAGCCATTGAAATGGAGACGGTATGTCTTTAATGTCTAAAACTGGTTGTTGTTTACTCAAGATGTTTTCCTCCAAAGCTGTTTAAATAATGTAATTCATTACTTTTCATGTATACTTACTTGGTCGCTTGAATCAACTTCACTTAATTCAACGACGATCTTTTCAGAACTTGATGTTGGTATATTTTTCCCAACATAATCAGCCCTAATTGGCAGCTCCCTATGACCTCTATCCACTAAAACAGCTAATTGAATGGCACTTGGGCGACCGCTATCTATAATTGCATCTAGCGCTGCTCTAACTGTCCTACCTGTATAAAGGACATCATCGACTAAAATGACTGTTTGATCTTGAATATTTTGCTCAATATGCAACCCTTTTACAAGTGGTTCTTGATTGACCGTTTTAACGGATAAATCATCACGATATAAAGTGATATCTAAATCTCCTACCGGAACGCTCTTTCCTTCAATTTGCTTAATTCTTTCAGCAAGTCGATTGGCAATATAAATGCCCCTCGTGCGAATTCCCACTAAAAGTAAATGATCGATTCCTTTATTCTTTTCAATAATTTCATGAGCAATTCTTGTTAGAGCTCTCCGGATTGCTTGTTCATCTAATACAATTGCCTTTTGTGGCATTGTTCTACACCCTTTCTACTGTCTCCTTATTCTTATCTTAGTATGGCTTTATTTCGAAAAATAAAAAACCCTCTTACCAGGAGGCAAGAGGGCACACGAATCCATAAACTAATATCATTTAAAGAAGTATCTCGTACTTTTAAATGATAAATCCGTCTCCTTCTCAGCCTCACGGGACTGATTTAAAGGACTTATTCAGTTAAGTAAATCTTAATGTACATGGAGATCTTTGTCAATGATTATTTTTCACTTTTGCCAGAATCTCTTCAAACTCAGTTGGCAATGGTGCTTCGAATTCTAAGTATTCTTCTGTTGAAGGATGAGTAAAACCAAGAATCGCTGCATGCAGTGCTTGACCATTAATTTCTAAAGTTTTACGTGGACCATATTTTGGATCTCCCACTAAAGGATAGCCTATATATTTCATATGGACACGAATTTGATGAGTACGTCCTGTTTCTAAACGACATTCAACAAATGTATAGTCATTAAAACGCTCGATCACATGAAAATGGGTGACTGCATGTTTCCCATTCTCGACTACAGCCATGCTCTGACGATCCTTTTGATCCCTGCCAATAGGAGCATCTATCGTTCCATAATCATGACTGATATTTCCATGAACGAGGGCTTTATATTTTCTCATTACGGTTTTATTAACAAGTTGGTTCACTAAGTGTTCATGTGCCTTATCATTTTTGGCAACCATTAATAACCCTGATGTATCTTTATCAATTCGATGGACGATTCCCGGTCTTAATACACCATTAATCCCTGATAAATCTTTACAATGGGCCATTAATCCATTAACTAACGTGCCTGTTACATGGCCAGCGGCCGGATGAACAACCATGCCTTTTGGTTTGTTAACAACAATCACATCGGAATCCTCATAATAAATATCTAAATCCATCTCCTCAGGAATAACATCAAGCACTTCAGGAGCTGGAATCATAATTCGGATCGCATCATTAACATTACACTTATAATTTGTTTTAACAGGTTGATCATTAACGAGGACTTGCCCTTCTTTAATCCATTGCTGGACTTGTGTTCTTGACCATTCTGAATTTAGGTTCGTTATTACCTTATCAATTCGCTGAGCTGACTCCTGCTCAAGAACCGTGTGTTCCACTATCTGCATTTACTTTCTCCTTTTCCTTTTTCTCTTCTCGAAACATATGTATAATTAATAATGCTACACCAATTACAAGGGACGAATCAGCAATATTAAAAATAGGAAAATTATAACCAAATGGGTATGTATGAATAAAATCAACGACTTCCTGGCGTAATACTCGATCAATAAAATTTCCAATAGCACCACCTAGCATTAACGATAAGGCCCATTTAAATAAAGCTCCCTCATCTTTTGACTTTTGCATATAAAAGATAATCCCAATTATAACGATTACTGTAATAATATAGAAAAACCACATTTGTCCTTCTAAAATGCCCCAAGCTGCACCACGATTACGATGGGATGTAAAATACAAAAAACCTTCGATAATGGGTATGCTTTCCCCTAGTTCCATATGCTTTATAACCAACCATTTTGTCAATTGATCAAAAACAATAATCAGTATTGCGATAAAATAGTAAAACACAAAGGCACCCTCCAATTAATAACAATAGAGTAATAATTCTCCCTTTGCATTTTAGCATACTACTTTCGAAAACGACAGTCTTTATATTGTTGTTTGATTCATTATAAATTGAAGAGTTTTACAGTCCTCCATTGATTTTAAAGTGGGGACAACCAATAGAAGTTCGCTTGGAATTAACTCACCAGATATTTCACAAGTACCATATGTTCCTTTTTCAAGTTTCATAAGCGCTGTTTCAACATCTTGTAACTCCTCTTCAATAAACGGTTTTACTATTGGTGAGCAAGAGTGAATTTTTTCGATTAATTCTTGTCTCGTTTTACGGAGTTCTGAATAGATTTCAATATATTGTTGATCCATATCGTTACCTCCGTTCATTTTTTGTTTCCTTTTATCATACCCACTGATTTTTTCAAAAAACGATAAAAGTATTGACAAGACAAACAAGTATTAACGTTGAAGGAATATTTAGCTAAAAATAAAAATGCACGAGACTTTTTCACAAATGAAAAGTCTCGTGCATTTTATAAAAAGAATTTATTAAGCTAAATGGCTGTAGTTTTCTTTCACCACTTCTGCACAACGTTTACAAAGGGTTGGATGTTCCGCTACTTTACCAACATGTGGAGTGACTGTCCAACAACGATCACATGTTTCACCTTCTGCTTTGGTAATGACAATTGCCGCATGATCAAGCTTTACTGCTTGCTCTGGAGCTTGTGCATAAGAACCGGCGATTTCAAAATCAGAAACAATGAAAAGTTGTTGTAGATTTTCATTAATCGATTCCAGCAATTCCTTCGTATCATCTTTAACGTATAATGTTACTTTCGCTGTTAAAGATTTACCAATGACCTTCTCATTACGAGCTTCTTCTAATGCTTTTAAAACATCATCGCGTAAATTCATAAACTTAGACCATTTTGTTAATAATTCCTCAGCTTGAGGTACTTCCTTCACTTCAGGCATATCTGTTAATTGAACACTCTGCTCTTTAACTGCAGGGATGAAACTCCATACCTCATCAGCAGTATGAGATAAAATAGGAGCTACTAATTTAGTTAATGAAAGTAAACTTTCGTAAAGCACAGTTTGAATGCAACGACGATCAGATTGATCTTTAGCCTCAATATATAAAATATCTTTGGCAAAATCAAGATAGAACGAACTCAAATCAAGGGTACAGAAATTGTTTACTTCATGATAAATACTTGCATATTCATAATTCTCATAGTGATCGCGAACTTGTTTAACAAGTCGATTTAACTTCGCAAGCATAAATTGATCAACTTCACGTAAATCTCCATAGGCTACTGTGTCCTTTTCTGGATTAAAATCAGTTAAATTTCCAAGTAAGAAACGGAAAGTATTTCTAATTTTGCGATACACTTCAGCCACTTGTTTAAGAATCGCATCTGATACGCGAACATCTGCCTGATAATCAACAGAGGCTACCCAGAGACGAAGAATATCAGCTCCATATTGGTTCATTACTTTTGCAGGAATCACGACATTACCAAGAGACTTACTCATTTTTCTTCCTTCGCCATCTAAAGCAAATCCATGACTTAATACCCCTTTGTATGGTGCTTTCCCTGTAACCGCTACTGCTGTAGACAATGAAGAGTTAAACCAACCACGGTATTGGTCAGATCCTTCTAAGTAAAGATCAGCAGGTCTTTGCAGGTCATCACGTTCTAACAATACAGCTTGGTGGGAAGACCCTGAATCAAACCACACATCCATAATATCAGTTTCTTTTGTAAAGATACCGTTCGGACTGCCTTGATGGATAAATCCTTCTGGAAGTAAATCTTTTGCTTCCCGTTCAAACCATACATTTGAACCATGCTTACGGAATAAATTCGATACATGTTCAATTGTCTCATCCGTAATAATTGGTTCGCCATTTTCAGCATAGAATACTGGAATTGGCACACCCCATGCACGCTGCCTAGAAATACACCAATCTCCACGATCTCGTACCATATTAAATAATCTTGTTTCGCCCCAAGCTGGAACCCATTTTGTTTCTTTCACTGCTTCTAATAATTCTGCTCTAAAATCTTTAATGGAAGCAAACCATTGGGCAGTTGCACGGAAAATGATCGGTTTTTTGGTTCTCCAATCATGTGGATATGAGTGAGTAATAAAGCTTAGTTTTAATAAGGCCCCTACTTCTTCTAACTTTTCTGTAATCGCTTTATTCGCTTTATCATAAAACAATCCTTCAAATCCAGGTGCTTCCTTGGTCATGACACCTTTATCATCAACAGGACATAGCACATCTAAGTCATATTTTTGACCAATATAAAAGTCATCTTCCCCATGTCCTGGTGCTGTATGAACACAACCTGTACCCGCATCTGTTGTTACGTGTTCCCCTAACATAACAAGAGAATCTCTTCCATAAATGGGATGGGATGCAACCATTCGATCTAATTCTTGGCCTTTAATGGTTTGCACTACTTCTGCCTCTTCCCAGCCAATTTCATTTTTCACCGATTCTAGTAAAGCTTCTGCCACAAGATATTTTCGATCTTTTACTGAAACTACGACGTATTTTAAATCCGGATGTACTGAAATCCCAAGGTTTGCCGGAATCGTCCATGGAGTTGTCGTCCAAATCACAATTTCAACATCAGTATCCAATACACCTTTTCCATCTTTTACCTTAAATCCAACATAAATAGACGGGGATTTCTTATCTTTATATTCAATTTCCGCTTCAGCTAAGGCTGATTCACTCGTTGGAGACCAATAGACTGGTTTTAACCCTTTATAAATGTAGCCCTTTTTTGCCATTTCACCAAACACTTTAATTTGTTGTGCTTCGTAAGCAGGCTCTAACGTAATGTATGGACGGTCCCAATCACCACGAACCCCTAGACGCTTGAATTGTGTACGCTGATTATCAATTTGCTCATATGCATACTTTTCACAAAGATTTCTAAATTCTGCAACCGTCATTTCTTTACGTTTTACACCTTTATTTGTTAATGCTTGCTCAATTGGTAAGCCGTGAGTATCCCAACCTGGAACATACGGAGCATTGTAACCACTCATTGACTTGTATCGAACAATAAAATCTTTTAAAACTTTATTTAAGGCATGACCCATATGAATATCGCCATTTGCATATGGAGGTCCATCATGCAATACAAACATCGGACGATCTTTTGTTCTTTCTTGAACTAATTTA is a genomic window of Niallia sp. XMNu-256 containing:
- a CDS encoding RluA family pseudouridine synthase, with the translated sequence MQIVEHTVLEQESAQRIDKVITNLNSEWSRTQVQQWIKEGQVLVNDQPVKTNYKCNVNDAIRIMIPAPEVLDVIPEEMDLDIYYEDSDVIVVNKPKGMVVHPAAGHVTGTLVNGLMAHCKDLSGINGVLRPGIVHRIDKDTSGLLMVAKNDKAHEHLVNQLVNKTVMRKYKALVHGNISHDYGTIDAPIGRDQKDRQSMAVVENGKHAVTHFHVIERFNDYTFVECRLETGRTHQIRVHMKYIGYPLVGDPKYGPRKTLEINGQALHAAILGFTHPSTEEYLEFEAPLPTEFEEILAKVKNNH
- the lspA gene encoding signal peptidase II, with the protein product MFYYFIAILIIVFDQLTKWLVIKHMELGESIPIIEGFLYFTSHRNRGAAWGILEGQMWFFYIITVIVIIGIIFYMQKSKDEGALFKWALSLMLGGAIGNFIDRVLRQEVVDFIHTYPFGYNFPIFNIADSSLVIGVALLIIHMFREEKKEKEKVNADSGTHGS
- the ileS gene encoding isoleucine--tRNA ligase, whose translation is MDYKDTLLMPKTDFPMRGNLPKREPEIQAKWEEVDIYKLVQERTKDRPMFVLHDGPPYANGDIHMGHALNKVLKDFIVRYKSMSGYNAPYVPGWDTHGLPIEQALTNKGVKRKEMTVAEFRNLCEKYAYEQIDNQRTQFKRLGVRGDWDRPYITLEPAYEAQQIKVFGEMAKKGYIYKGLKPVYWSPTSESALAEAEIEYKDKKSPSIYVGFKVKDGKGVLDTDVEIVIWTTTPWTIPANLGISVHPDLKYVVVSVKDRKYLVAEALLESVKNEIGWEEAEVVQTIKGQELDRMVASHPIYGRDSLVMLGEHVTTDAGTGCVHTAPGHGEDDFYIGQKYDLDVLCPVDDKGVMTKEAPGFEGLFYDKANKAITEKLEEVGALLKLSFITHSYPHDWRTKKPIIFRATAQWFASIKDFRAELLEAVKETKWVPAWGETRLFNMVRDRGDWCISRQRAWGVPIPVFYAENGEPIITDETIEHVSNLFRKHGSNVWFEREAKDLLPEGFIHQGSPNGIFTKETDIMDVWFDSGSSHQAVLLERDDLQRPADLYLEGSDQYRGWFNSSLSTAVAVTGKAPYKGVLSHGFALDGEGRKMSKSLGNVVIPAKVMNQYGADILRLWVASVDYQADVRVSDAILKQVAEVYRKIRNTFRFLLGNLTDFNPEKDTVAYGDLREVDQFMLAKLNRLVKQVRDHYENYEYASIYHEVNNFCTLDLSSFYLDFAKDILYIEAKDQSDRRCIQTVLYESLLSLTKLVAPILSHTADEVWSFIPAVKEQSVQLTDMPEVKEVPQAEELLTKWSKFMNLRDDVLKALEEARNEKVIGKSLTAKVTLYVKDDTKELLESINENLQQLFIVSDFEIAGSYAQAPEQAVKLDHAAIVITKAEGETCDRCWTVTPHVGKVAEHPTLCKRCAEVVKENYSHLA
- the pyrR gene encoding bifunctional pyr operon transcriptional regulator/uracil phosphoribosyltransferase PyrR → MPQKAIVLDEQAIRRALTRIAHEIIEKNKGIDHLLLVGIRTRGIYIANRLAERIKQIEGKSVPVGDLDITLYRDDLSVKTVNQEPLVKGLHIEQNIQDQTVILVDDVLYTGRTVRAALDAIIDSGRPSAIQLAVLVDRGHRELPIRADYVGKNIPTSSSEKIVVELSEVDSSDQVSIHEK